A region from the Drosophila bipectinata strain 14024-0381.07 chromosome 3R, DbipHiC1v2, whole genome shotgun sequence genome encodes:
- the Dph4 gene encoding DPH4 homolog, whose amino-acid sequence MSDFYELLNVAANASFEEIKCNYKQLILQCHPDKLHQLDDPNLTGESTQNGDFNAINVAWNTLKDPIKRKHYDAELLQLKFQTHSNIYAHVQLEEMQRIQVEIEDEDDGDPELKSTDKGQPATMWSYAYDCRCGGQYLYEGPGPKDTDESPATSTSPAQSSSSEVIVECNECSLVIIVKQTGMEK is encoded by the coding sequence ATGTCCGACTTTTATGAGCTGCTTAATGTCGCAGCCAATGCCAGTTTTGAGGAGATCAAGTGCAACTACAAACAACTGATACTACAATGTCATCCCGACAAATTACACCAGCTAGATGACCCAAATCTGACTGGCGAGAGCACCCAGAACGGGGACTTTAATGCGATAAACGTTGCGTGGAATACGCTCAAAGATCCCATTAAGCGTAAACACTACGATGCCGAATTACTACAGTTGAAATTTCAGACCCACAGTAATATTTACGCTCATGTTCAGCTCGAAGAAATGCAACGGATCCAAGTGGAAATCGAAGACGAAGACGATGGCGATCCAGAACTGAAATCAACAGACAAAGGCCAGCCGGCGACAATGTGGAGCTATGCGTACGATTGTCGATGCGGCGGTCAGTATCTGTACGAGGGACCCGGACCCAAAGACACTGATGAGTCACCAGCCACCTCCACCTCTCCAGCacaaagcagcagcagcgaagTGATTGTGGAGTGCAACGAGTGTTCTTTAGTGATTATTGTGAAACAGACAGGAATGGAAAAATAA